The Phaseolus vulgaris cultivar G19833 chromosome 5, P. vulgaris v2.0, whole genome shotgun sequence genomic interval CCCTTCTGTCCTCAAATTTCCGATCAGTTCCGATTCTCACAGCTAGGGTTTGGAAATCCACCACCACGCTTTCTCCCTATAACGTGCGATCGCGATGCAGCTCTAGGGTTCTTCCTTTCTCCGCACTCGCTAATCTGAAGTTTCGATTATCGTACATGCCATCGGTGGTGACCGGAAGAAGATGTATAGCAATTTCAAGGAGCAGGCGATAGAGTACGTCAAGCAGGCCGTGCAGGAAGACAATGCCGGAAACTACGCGAAAGCGTTCCCTCTCTACATGAACGCCTTGGAGTACTTCAAGACGCATCTCAAGTACGAAAAGAACCCTAAGATCAAGGAAGCCATCACGCAGAAATTCACCGAGTATCTGCGCCGGGCCGAAGAGATTCGGGCCGTCCTCGACGACGGCGGCCCAGGACCGGCTTCTAACGGGGACGCTGCCGTCGCTGCCAGGCCCAAGACCAAGCCCAAAGATGGTGAAGGCGGCGGCGACGGGGAGGACCCCGAGCAAGCCAAGCTCAGGGCGGGGCTCAACTCGGCCATCGTGAGGGAGAAGCCTAACGTGAAGTGGAACGACGTCGCAGGGTTGGAGAGCGCCAAGCAGGCCTTGCAGGAGGCTGTGATTTTGCCTGTGAAGTTCCCTCAGTTCTTTACTGGTGGGTTCACTCGGTTGTACGAATCCTGAGTTAGAATGAGTTGCTTTTTGTCTTGAGAAGTGTAAAGAGACTTTCTCGTGTAGAATTTAGTTGAATGTTTGGTGTGTTTCCTGTGGTTTTTTTTTGCAGGGAAAAGACGACCCTGGAGAGCCTTTTTGTTGTATGGACCTCCTGGAACGGGAAAATCTTATTTAGCCAAGGCAGTTGCAACTGAAGCTGAGTCCACTTTTTTCAGGTGAACCTGTTGATTTTATGGTTTAAGTGAAGGATGGACTTTATAGAACTGAATAACCTTTAGGTCTGGTTTACCAGATTACATGGAAAACCATTGGAATGAATTCTTATTCGGAAGTTAAAATATGCATGTGTCTCAATTTCCGCATTGCATACCCTTTTATAAGCATTAAGACTTGAATTCAAGATAGTTAAATTCGGGCATCATAAGCCATATTTTCCATGTCATGCTTCAAATTCATAAGTCATAACCCGTAAAGTAGTATACAACTTAATAATTCTAAAACACAAGTAAACAAACACATTATACGGCACAAAACACTTAAATACCAAAAAGCAAATAGTGATATTCTAATCCAAGACTGTATAATCTATCAAATGTGCTTGCTTTATAATCGTAAGGATCTACTGTTTGATCCTCATCTTCAACTTCATCCACTTCGCCAACCTAATTCTCCATGTCGGATCACCAACTATATCTGCTCCAACTTGGTCTTAAGCCAAGTTGTCATTTCCATTTCATCTTGATTTGAAGCATTGAAATACATGGTGCTGTGGTCTAACGTTCaatttcatcatcattttctGCTCATCATTAGACCAAGCATTAGGACGTTCCAACTCTGTGGACTTCTTCTAGCTTACTTCTTTTTACTAAATTTAAATCAGCCATGATAAAAACATCAATTGTTGTCTTTTGCTTTAAGTGGGTTTGTCTACCAAACTCTGCTAGGTAAGTCTAATTCTTAGAAAGTAGACTTAAGCCTATCTTAGCCTCATAAAATTGGTTTGTAAGATTTTGCATCCATTTATATACTCTAATTTGACTATATTtttagttgatgtgagatcttcaacaCATCTTCTGACATCAAGGATTGAAGATTTTAAGCGTGGAACTAGTTTTTTATAAGTGGTTCCATAAAGCATGATAATGGATGACACAATAGTCCCAACAAACTTCGCTTGGATAAACTCTAATACTATCTTAGAAAgagaactttaagtctaattcaatctcataaaattgGTCTGGGATGTTTGCACCtacttattattataatttgacCATATTTCTAACACTAATAAATACATCACAATTCATATTccacatttaaaaatattaccaTTTGTATTACGTTCTTGCCCCGAGGAGCTGCGTGTCATGCTTAATACGTGATTGGTAAATCTTTTGATCTCTAGGGGGCCATCAAACATTGAAggctttgttctctgttttaaATACGTGATACACATCAATGTACTTCAAAAACACTATTCCTTTGGGAGCTGTTAACCAGAAATTTAAAACTGGCCTTCTCATCTTGTATGTCCGTCCATCAATGATTATTGTGCAACCACTTTCCAAACAGCTTTATGTTCATGTCAGTTAACCAAAATGTTAAGATTTGCCCTTCTCTTACCAGTTCACAAATCAGTCATTATTTCGGAACCACTTGCTTTCCAACAATTTTATGTTCTTCAGTGGCCTCCACTGTAAACATCATTTATTGTTTCAAATACTCTACTCCTCTAGTGTTATGACAGTGGTTTGAAACCTTTGCTTTGGTGCACAATGAATTAACATAATAGAGAATTCTTCATTTCTAGCCACATTGCACTGTGGCACTTTTGTAGGAAAACCTTGCAATGCTTGACATACATTCGATCGTGTACCCTTCTTAAACCTGGTGTTGATTGTGTTTTCAGAGCCAAATGCCTTTTCTCATGAAAAGGTTTATGATTTCAACATTCTCAACGCCATCCacttcattgttttttttttctcttttcagcTCTGACAGACTCCTTTACCACCCTTGATGCTTTTTGAAACCAGTCACAACCCCCAATGACTCCTTTTTCACATATTTTGGAGCAACTTTGCAGGGTTCAACATTCTGAATTGTTTGAGCAAAGTGATGGTTAAACCTATCTATTACTGTAGTATATACTTTCCGACAGAATATGCATTGAAGCTTTGTAGTGCCTGCATACTTCCAAGTTACATCCCACATCAGACCTGCCTTCATGAGCAATTCCAGTGAACAAATTTGCAAGACTAAAGCTAGTAGTGGAGCATCCTGCACCAGTATTACCACTAGCACTTTAGCTTTTTTCCAGCAGCAAAAGccaaaaaaagtgaaaaaaaaccAAACCAGTACAGCAAATCGACGAAGAAGAACAGCAATGGCtaagatggaggaaaaacgaaaaacgGTTTAGACGAGGACAAAGAACGTCTGGATCAGATAGCAGAATAGTGAAAAAGAACAGCAATTAGTTTCCTAGGGTTCACACACACATACAGGGAGAAGAAAACACCTAGAAAGTCACGGTAGTCTAAATTAGTGGGTCAGAAAAAATGAACCAGGTCAAAACTTTTTATCAAGTCAGTCATGCTTCATCATAAAATGGGTAAAATCCTTCAATTTTTGAgatttaaataacaattttacCTCCTTTACAATTTCATGTGCGAATATTGAATCAAACAGAGGCATTAAAATAATCCAAATTTAGTTGCCATGCTTGAATTCTTGGTTAAGCAATCTTTTAGGATGCTCTGGTTCTACAATAAATACAGTTGCATttgtaataattaaaatgaaaaataaccataaaatcataaaaactgCAATATTCCTATATAGTCTTGTTTATTTTCCTCTTTCATTTTTGAATCTTATGTTTGCATAAGTTAATTAAAggaagtaaaataaaaattatttaccaTTTGATTTAACAATTAACTATTAAATTTCCAGAATCATGATAAATGGTGCAATGCTTTTTCCCATTTTTGTAGCCTTTAGAAGATGACACGAGGATGATTGCAATTTTTCTAATTCATCTTTCCATTTTCTCTATACTTTTTCTCGACAATAGTTCTATTCAGAATTTGAGATATGTTTGATATAATATCTATTAAAAAATGGCCTTTTGAATTGTTGTGAATGTAGGTCCATATGTGGACATGTTCTTCTTGCAAGcttttttaacttttgaattCTTCATCAGTGTTTCTTCATCAGACCTTGTTTCAAAGTGGATGGGTGAAAGTGAAAAGCTGGTTTCAAATCTTTTCGAAATGGCTCGAGAAAGTGCCCCTTCTATCATATTCATTGATGAAATAGATTCCCTATGTGGTCAGCGTGGGGAAGGCAATGAGAGCGAAGCCTCAAGACGAATTAAAACAGAGCTTCTGGTTCAGATGCAGGTATTAGTTTTAATAGTTTGTTGGTTTACTTATGAATTGCAATATTGCATATGCACAACAAGCTGACAAGTTGCCTAAGTCCCAGTTGTATAG includes:
- the LOC137835640 gene encoding protein SUPPRESSOR OF K(+) TRANSPORT GROWTH DEFECT 1 isoform X1; translation: MYSNFKEQAIEYVKQAVQEDNAGNYAKAFPLYMNALEYFKTHLKYEKNPKIKEAITQKFTEYLRRAEEIRAVLDDGGPGPASNGDAAVAARPKTKPKDGEGGGDGEDPEQAKLRAGLNSAIVREKPNVKWNDVAGLESAKQALQEAVILPVKFPQFFTGKRRPWRAFLLYGPPGTGKSYLAKAVATEAESTFFSVSSSDLVSKWMGESEKLVSNLFEMARESAPSIIFIDEIDSLCGQRGEGNESEASRRIKTELLVQMQGVGHNDQKVLVLAATNTPYALDQAIRRRFDKRIYIPLPDLKARQHMFKVHLGDTPHNLTESDFEYLASRTDGFSGSDISVCVKDVLFEPVRKTQDAMFFFKNSEGMWIPCGPKQQGAVQTSMQDLATKGLASKILPPPITRTDFEKVLARQRPTVSKSDLDVHERFTKEFGEEG
- the LOC137835640 gene encoding protein SUPPRESSOR OF K(+) TRANSPORT GROWTH DEFECT 1 isoform X2, translating into MYSNFKEQAIEYVKQAVQEDNAGNYAKAFPLYMNALEYFKTHLKYEKNPKIKEAITQKFTEYLRRAEEIRAVLDDGGGDGEDPEQAKLRAGLNSAIVREKPNVKWNDVAGLESAKQALQEAVILPVKFPQFFTGKRRPWRAFLLYGPPGTGKSYLAKAVATEAESTFFSVSSSDLVSKWMGESEKLVSNLFEMARESAPSIIFIDEIDSLCGQRGEGNESEASRRIKTELLVQMQGVGHNDQKVLVLAATNTPYALDQAIRRRFDKRIYIPLPDLKARQHMFKVHLGDTPHNLTESDFEYLASRTDGFSGSDISVCVKDVLFEPVRKTQDAMFFFKNSEGMWIPCGPKQQGAVQTSMQDLATKGLASKILPPPITRTDFEKVLARQRPTVSKSDLDVHERFTKEFGEEG